One Aegilops tauschii subsp. strangulata cultivar AL8/78 chromosome 7, Aet v6.0, whole genome shotgun sequence genomic window carries:
- the LOC109732076 gene encoding disease resistance protein PIK6-NP-like — translation MADVAGGAVSSLLGIIRDEAKRLGGVSGDVQFIKEEMESMNSFLMHLARKTPRSGEHDEQVRTWMKQVRDLAHDSSNCIEVYLRRGDPAVYRARGILMGYMWWVPWFVKKTVAQHIAATQLSDLKARARDVGERRLRYGVEVPAKADSDKLLTEGAASSSFQAAAGVVAEGDYDLEEDYYRAISDDPRRELAFSKPRIFYKCTEKLAYWLEHPYERGQFQAIAIAAPDEEDGNRIVSQALVHDSVKQNFDCTLILRDTSYFCLKEPWDYLGDLLKQLPGESVGEFGEKQINKKIVKIKEKIEEHLELEKAGNKGHRVEPLGVLCRILRVLLQDTTAGENQYQTVEELLEETAEKMKKYLESAGETGSCTIGVKHPQYVAILWELLPKQATTPAKAAKNKPCKDHIVKNIKDITLKIEVHITPELLLPVSLHQQDKSMEESGEDQLSPPDQEDCRERIEQVLKRIKEHLLRLLIQETVGKVKKHLQGTRTLVVLLNASGYKWDETAKALQDLGCSSMAVVVTTNYKQRANEFCYGTEPIVYSSIEYYHETALQLTNRRVNDDEKYSATIFHEILQKLRVDHFFVKMFIHALFANPMRSREELDKLNNSLVFGEFAETNGYRMIKFSYNDLPREYKACLLYLAIFHKREKIDRTRLIGRWVAEGLITRQDWPSSVSQAEHCFEVLAALWLVLPSDVDAAGKVKSITLHPLVYNFITKMARKEHILDTRLSLHLARHFSVLSNIRLRPSDSMLDFLKQPSRASSQLNLVKVLDLEGCASLRDNQRWLRNVCTSLILLKYLSLRNTDVTQLPKEINRLQQLEVLDIRQTPMNATAIKHLMLLKLKRLLASRIGQCTGTDTGGGADANILSTVQMPHKVRKMMDLEVMSHVQASEHQATELREIGQLWQLRVLGVVIYDRKAQLENLLQGISDLNESLRSLSIEIKPPPSRQTATPPDVSAAGAISAHCKNTPKLLESLRISGVTMYGSLHQLFTRGCNKLAKVTLHSTFLYQDDMESLAHLHNLRGLRLRHVTLHTGGKLIIDTNGFQNLKYLAVEGGGITDINFKPGEAPKLEKIIWLVNGMESLSGINYLPKLKEIVFNNGVRLPHQIEQAIEDHPNYIDSNCEWQSDDDDGDDNDDDDDDVSSDQDEKHDEDEDDGSEEVSGTDQEMSHVTIEEKAMASKA, via the exons ATGGCAGACGTCGCCGGGGGTGCCGTCAGCTCGCTGTTGGGCATCATCCGCGACGAGGCTAAGCGGCTGGGCGGTGTCAGTGGTGATGTGCAGTTCATCAAAGAAGAGATGGAGAGCATGAACAGCTTCCTCATGCACCTCGCGAGGAAGACGCCCCGCAGCGGGGAGCACGACGAGCAGGTCCGCACGTGGATGAAGCAGGTGCGCGACCTTGCTCACGACAGCAGCAACTGCATCGAGGTCTACCTACGGCGCGGTGATCCGGCTGTGTACCGCGCCAGAGGAATCCTGATGGGTTACATGTGGTGGGTGCCTTGGTTCGTGAAGAAGACGGTCGCTCAGCACATCGCAGCCACCCAGCTGAGCGACCTCAAGGCCCGGGCGCGTGACGTTGGCGAGCGGCGACTCAGGTACGGCGTTGAGGTCCCAGCGAAGGCGGACTCCGACAAGCTGCTGACGGAGGGGGCGGCGTCATCGTCATTTCAAGCTGCTGCGGGAGTTGTAGCTGAAGGAGACTATGACTTGGAAGAAGACTACTACCGGGCGATAAGCGATGATCCACGAAGGGAGCTAGCCTTTTCCAAGCCTCGCATTTTTTACAAGTGCACCGAAAAGCTAGCGTACTGGCTGGAACACCCGTACGAGCGTGGTCAATTCCAAGCCATCGCCATTGCAGCGCCGGATGAAGAGGATGGAAACCGAATTGTAAGTCAAGCATTGGTTCATGATTCCGTCAAGCAAAACTTCGATTGCACGCTCATTCTACGGGACACATCTTACTTTTGCCTGAAAGAACCGTGGGATTATCTTGGCGACCTCCTTAAGCAGCTGCCTGGGGAATCAGTGGGGGAATTTGGGGAGAAACAAATCAACAAGAAGATTGTGAAGATCAAGGAGAAGATAGAAGAGCACCTGGAGCTGGAGAAAGCTGGTAATAAAGGTCACCGGGTTGAACCCTTAGGAGTACTCTGCCGCATCTTGCGGGTGCTGCTCCAGGACACCACCGCTGGAGAGAATCAATATCAAACTGTGGAAGAGCTCCTTGAAGAGACAGCGGAGAAGATGAAGAAGTATCTGGAATCAGCGGGTGAAACTGGTTCATGCACGATTGGTGTCAAGCATCCCCAATACGTAGCCATCCTGTGGGAGCTGCTTCCGAAGCAGGCGACCACACCTGCCAAGGCAGCCAAAAATAAACCGTGCAAGGATCATATCGTGAAGAATATTAAAGATATCACGCTGAAGATTGAAGTGCATATCACGCCGGAGCTACTGCTGCCAGTGTCACTCCACCAGCAAGATAAATCAATGGAAGAATCAGGCGAAGACCAGTTGTCACCGCCCGACCAGGAGGACTGTAGGGAGAGGATTGAACAAGTCCTGAAGAGGATCAAAGAGCACCTGTTGCGCCTGTTGATTCAAGAAACCGTGGGGAAGGTTAAAAAGCATCTGCAGGGTACAAGGACACTGGTCGTTCTCCTCAATGCCTCCGGCTACAAATGGGACGAGACCGCAAAGGCCTTGCAAGATTTGGGTTGCAGTTCAATGGCAGTGGTTGTTACCACAAATTACAAGCAGAGGGCCAACGAGTTTTGCTATGGGACGGAACCCATCGTATACTCTTCTATTGAATACTACCATGAAACAGCGCTCCAACTTACAAATCGGCGTGTGAACGATGACGAGAAGTATAGCGCCACAATCTTCCATGAGATCTTGCAGAAACTGAGGGTGGATCACTTCTTCGTAAAGATGTTCATCCATGCTCTGTTTGCCAATCCAATGAGGAGCAGAGAAGAACTGGACAAGTTGAACAACAGCCTTGTGTTCGGAGAATTCGCCGAGACTAATGGCTACAGGATGATCAAATTCTCCTACAACGATCTGCCTAGGGAATACAAGGCTTGCTTGCTATATCTAGCCATCTTCCATAAACGCGAGAAGATTGACCGGACAAGGTTAATCGGGCGGTGGGTTGCAGAAGGACTGATAACTAGACAAGACTGGCCCAGTTCAGTAAGTCAGGCAGAGCATTGTTTTGAGGTACTTGCGGCCCTATGGCTTGTCCTTCCTAGTGACGTTGATGCTGCAGGCAAGGTCAAGAGCATTACGTTGCATCCACTAGTGTACAACTTCATCACCAAGATGGCCAGGAAAGAACACATTCTGGACACACGCCTGTCTCTGCACCTGGCTCGCCATTTCTCCGTTCTCAGCAACATCCGGCTCCGTCCCTCTGATAGCATGCTCGACTTCTTGAAGCAACCATCCCGTGCATCATCCCAGTTAAATCTCGTGAAGGTCCTGGATCTGGAAGGCTGTGCATCCCTGAGAGATAATCAACGCTGGCTCAGGAACGTGTGCACCTCGTTAATACTTCTCAAGTATCTGAGCCTAAGGAACACAGATGTCACCCAGCTGCCTAAGGAGATCAACAGGCTCCAGCAGCTGGAGGTGTTGGATATCCGGCAGACTCCAATGAATGCCACCGCCATAAAACACCTCATGCTACTGAAGCTGAAGCGTCTGCTGGCTAGTCGCATTGGTCAATGTACAGGCACCGACACTGGTGGTGGTGCTGATGCTAACATACTTTCCACTGTCCAGATGCCTCACAAGGTGAGAAAAATGATGGACCTGGAAGTGATGTCCCATGTACAGGCTTCGGAACATCAAGCTACAGAGCTGAGAGAGATTGGCCAGCTATGGCAGCTAAGGGTGCTTGGTGTGGTCATTTATGACCGGAAAGCTCAGCTTGAGAACTTACTCCAAGGGATCAGTGATCTGAATGAGAGCCTTCGGTCTCTGTCCATCGAGATCAAGCCTCCGCCTTCCAGACAGACTGCTACTCCTCCTGATGTAAGTGCAGCCGGTGCTATCAGCGCACACTGTAAGAACACACCCAAGCTTCTTGAAAGCCTGAGAATCAGTGGAGTAACAATGTATGGGAGTCTTCATCAATTGTTCACCAGAGGCTGCAACAAACTTGCCAAGGTAACACTTCATAGCACCTTCTTGTACCAGGATGATATGGAATCCCTCGCACATTTGCACAACCTACGCGGCCTCAGGCTCCGCCATGTTACTTTACACACTGGGGGCAAGCTTATAATCGACACCAATGGGTTCCAAAATCTCAAGTATCTTGCTGTTGAGGGGGGCGGCATCACCGACATCAACTTCAAACCTGGAGAAGCTCCTAAGCTTGAAAAGATAATTTGGCTTGTCAACGGGATGGAGTCTCTCTCAGGAATCAACTACCTTCCCAAATTGAAGGAAATAGTGTTCAATAATGGTGTCAGGCTACCACATCAGATCGAACAAGCCATAGAAGATCATCCAAACTACATTGATAGTAATTGCGAGTGGCAG TCTGACGACGACGATGGTGATGACAacgatgatgacgacgatgatgtcTCTTCAGACCAAGATGAAAAG CATGATGAGGATGAAGATGACGGATCCGAGGAGGTATCTGGTACCGACCAAGAG ATGTCTCATGTCACCATAGAGGAGAAGGCGATGGCAAGCAAAGCTtga